DNA sequence from the Methanolobus sp. ZRKC5 genome:
TCTTCCATTGCCTTTCTTTCTTTCGTGATGGTGGGGGGTATTATGGGGACGGCTATTAGTTGTGTATGGGTATGTTCCAGAGATGCACCTGCTTTTTTCCCCCAGTTCTTGAATAATGAAACGTATTTGATCCCTTCCTGTGATTGATAGTGCATCACCCTATCCCTGTACACCTTCATCAGAAGAAGCATCTCTTCGTCTGAAAAAAGATGCATTCTGCTTTCATGAAGGGGGTTCTCGATAATTACTTCATGGAATCCGTACCCAGTTTTGACTTCAAATGAAGCATTATCGAATTCAGGAGCATCAGGGGATAGTGCAGGGTAGAGGTTAGGAATACATCTTACGTCCCAGTCTGTAATGCGTCGTTCATCCGTATCTTTGAGTACCTCGGCATTTTTGTAAACAGCATTTGCAGGTGGGGTCTTATCCTCATGGCCGTTACAAAAAACACAGCTATCAGATTTTATTTCCTCACCACAGGCTTTTGGTGCAGATGGTCTCTTACTCCTACCAGATGCTATTATGCAATACTCATCAAGGAAATAGTGTTTACGAATTTCCGACATTTTTATTCCATCCTCG
Encoded proteins:
- a CDS encoding DUF4931 domain-containing protein — encoded protein: MSEIRKHYFLDEYCIIASGRSKRPSAPKACGEEIKSDSCVFCNGHEDKTPPANAVYKNAEVLKDTDERRITDWDVRCIPNLYPALSPDAPEFDNASFEVKTGYGFHEVIIENPLHESRMHLFSDEEMLLLMKVYRDRVMHYQSQEGIKYVSLFKNWGKKAGASLEHTHTQLIAVPIIPPTITKERKAMEELENCPYCKIVEKETGKERKVYENADFILIAPYFSRVPYETWILPKKHVNHISAFSDEMLLSLGDCIRTAVSFLDRTIPELAYNYMFFQIEHDLSYHFNIRIAPVTSIEAGFEKNTEIYINSMPPEIAVEYLLEKA